GTATTCCACAGATGAGAAAGTTCAAGCCACTTGAGGAGATCCACTCCAAGCATCAGAGAATAGCGGAAAGCTTTGGTCTTGTAAAGGTGGTGGGTGATCAAAAATCCTGCATAGCTTGCCACAGAGGTGATACTCAGATAAGAGGATACAAATAAATTGGTAAAAAGAGCGGTTATCATCTTACTCTTTCCTTTTGTTCTGGTACTTTTTTGCGTTAGGCTTGCCTTTACGGAGTTTTTTGTTGAGTGGGAATACTCAAAAAAGAATTTTCCAGAAGACAGATGGGGACTTAGCAAGGATGTGAGGCTCCATATAGCTAAGCTGGGGCTCAGAGCTGTTCTTTCCGATGAAGGTATGAGAGAGTTTAAAGCATCAGGATTTTTTAGCTCAAGGGAGATAAAGCACATGGAAGATGTCAAAAGGTTTCTCTCTATAATCTTTCCAGCTTTTTACCTTCTTAGCGCTATACTTTTTGCACTGCTTATATCTCTTGGGAGTCTCAAAGAGACAGGCAGGATGCTAATGCTGGGAGGTTTACTTGTGGATGTTATAGCTTTCGTTTTCTTTTCTTTATCTTTAATAGATTATAACTGGCTATTTGTTAATTTCCACAACCTTGTCTTTGACCCTTATTCGTGGCGTTTTAGGGACTATGACATGCTCCTGAGGGTGTACCCCATGAAGTTCTGGTTTGATGCTACTGTGTCGGTAATAGTTCTTACTTTAATTTTAGCTGCTATACTTCAAGCTGTGGGATTTCTTTTAGTAAAAATCAATAGAAACTAAATTGGGACGAAGATTTACCAGCTTTATCAGAAAGTCAGCCACTTTTTCAGGCGGTTTGAGGGTTGATGGATCTTCCTGAGGATAAGCCAAAGCTCTCATCTGCGTTCTTGTAGCGCCTGGATTAAAAGCATAGACTTTTATGTTTCTGCTCTTTAACTCTTCTGCCAGAAGAAGGGAAAAGCCCTCTATGCCAAACTTAGAAACCGCATAGGCTCCCCAATAGGGTGCAGGTCTTTTGCCAGCACCTGATGAGAGGTTTATTATAATCCCCCCGTCTTTCATAAAAGGTATAGCGTACTTGGTTATGTAAAAAACTCCGTTTATGTTTACTCTTATAACCTCTTCCCACACATCCTCCGGATAGTGTTCTATGCTTTCCCGAAGTCCAAGCACGCTGGCATTATTTATAAGTACGTCAAACTTTCCCATGAGCTTAGCGCAGAATTTTACAAACTCCTTTGCGGACTGCCTTTCAGATACATCACAAGCTTTTATAAAAAGGTTCTCCGGTTTTCCTAACTCTTCCCAGAGGAACTTGAGAGCTTCTTCGTTTCTTGAGCATGTGCAAACTTGGTGACCTTCTTTTATAAACCTTATTACCGTAGCCTTTCCTATGCCTCTGCTTCCACCCGTGATGACCACATTCATGGATGGTAGGCACGGGGGGACTTGAACCCCCGACCTCCGCCTTGTAAGGGCGGCGCTCTCCCCACTGAGCTACGCGCCTTGCTATTAAATTATACAGCATAACACAGAAAAAGCAAATTCTATATAATAAATAACAGCGGGTGTGGCGGAAATGGCAGACGCGCAGGACTTAGGATCCTGTGGGGTTAACCCGTGAGGGTTCGACTCCCTCCACCCGCACTTGGAGAGAGATGAGACTTTTTGTAGCAGGCGATATTATAGGCAAGCCCGGCAGAAGGGCTTTAAGATATATGCTCAAACAGTATAGGCAGGTAGTGGATTTAGTTATAGTCAATGTGGAGAATGCCGCAGGAGGGTTTGGAATTACCAAAAAAGTGTATGAGGAGTTAAAGTCTATGGGTGTTGACCTCATGACTTCGGGAAACCACATATGGGACAACAAGGAGGTTTTTGGATTTATAGATGAGGTGGATGACCTTCTGAGACCCGCCAACTATCCTGACGGTGTGCCGGGAAGGGGCTATGGTATCTTTGAAAAAAGTGGTGTTAAGTTTGTTCTTATAAACCTTATGGGAAGGTCTCTTCTGGATTCAAACCTTGACAATCCCTTTAAAACCTTTGACAGAATTTATCAAGAGGTATCCAAAGAAACCAATATAATACTGGTGGACTTTCATGCAGAAACCACTTCAGAGAAGTGGGCATTTGGTATATATGCGGATGGAAGGGCAAGCCTCGTTTATGGCACTCACACGCATGTACCTACCGCAGACCAAATAGTGCTAAAGCACGGAACTGGATATATCACAGATGTGGGAATGAGTGGATGCTGGTATTCCGCCATAGGTATGAAGCCAAAAGAAGCTATAGAGAGGTTTCTAACGGGTATACCCCAAAAGTACCAGGTGGAAGAGCAAGAAGATGTGGTTTTTAACGGTATATTGGTGGAGATAGACCCATTTACTGGGAAAACTACAGCCATAGAAAGACTGCAGCGCTATATAAAGAGGGAGGAGCTTTTAGGGGTTTTATAGTGAAGGAGGACATACTTCTCTGTATAACTGGAGCCAGTGGAAGTATATACGGCTATAGGCTTTTGGAGGTGCTTTACGAGAGCTTTCATGTTCATCTTGTAATATCCCCCTCCGGCTCTTTGGTAATGAAGGAGGAGCTTGGACTTGGAAGAGAGGACCTGCTTAAGAGATTTCCTCGCCTACACCTAATACCCCACAGCAAAGTGGACAGCGAGGTGGCAAGCGGTTCGCGCCTCATAAATTACAGGGGGGTGATAGTAGCTCCTTGCTCTATGAGTACTCTTGCCTGCATAGCCAACGGCATAAACCAGAATCTCATACACAGAAGTTGTGAGGTGGCTCTCAAAGAGCGCGTGCCGCTTGTTCTCCTCCTTCGTGAAATGCCCTACTCCATCATCCACATAGAAAACATGCTTAAGGTAGCAAAAGCTGGAGCTGTGGTAATGTCTGCAAGCCCAGGCTTTTATCACAAACCCAAAAGCCTTCAGGAGCTTGTAGACTTTGTAGTGGGTAAAGTCTTAGATAGCCTTGGCATAGACCACCATCTCTACCAAAGGTGGAAAGCTTAAAAAGCCTTCGCATAAGCTCTTTTTACCACCAGAGGCAACAAGTAGCCAACAGTGCTGAAAAGCAATCCAACAAGCAAGGAATACTCAGCACTTAAGGGATATACAGTCAACCA
The DNA window shown above is from Hydrogenobacter thermophilus TK-6 and carries:
- a CDS encoding TIGR01906 family membrane protein; its protein translation is MVKRAVIILLFPFVLVLFCVRLAFTEFFVEWEYSKKNFPEDRWGLSKDVRLHIAKLGLRAVLSDEGMREFKASGFFSSREIKHMEDVKRFLSIIFPAFYLLSAILFALLISLGSLKETGRMLMLGGLLVDVIAFVFFSLSLIDYNWLFVNFHNLVFDPYSWRFRDYDMLLRVYPMKFWFDATVSVIVLTLILAAILQAVGFLLVKINRN
- a CDS encoding SDR family oxidoreductase, with the protein product MNVVITGGSRGIGKATVIRFIKEGHQVCTCSRNEEALKFLWEELGKPENLFIKACDVSERQSAKEFVKFCAKLMGKFDVLINNASVLGLRESIEHYPEDVWEEVIRVNINGVFYITKYAIPFMKDGGIIINLSSGAGKRPAPYWGAYAVSKFGIEGFSLLLAEELKSRNIKVYAFNPGATRTQMRALAYPQEDPSTLKPPEKVADFLIKLVNLRPNLVSIDFY
- a CDS encoding TIGR00282 family metallophosphoesterase; translated protein: MRLFVAGDIIGKPGRRALRYMLKQYRQVVDLVIVNVENAAGGFGITKKVYEELKSMGVDLMTSGNHIWDNKEVFGFIDEVDDLLRPANYPDGVPGRGYGIFEKSGVKFVLINLMGRSLLDSNLDNPFKTFDRIYQEVSKETNIILVDFHAETTSEKWAFGIYADGRASLVYGTHTHVPTADQIVLKHGTGYITDVGMSGCWYSAIGMKPKEAIERFLTGIPQKYQVEEQEDVVFNGILVEIDPFTGKTTAIERLQRYIKREELLGVL
- a CDS encoding UbiX family flavin prenyltransferase, which codes for MKEDILLCITGASGSIYGYRLLEVLYESFHVHLVISPSGSLVMKEELGLGREDLLKRFPRLHLIPHSKVDSEVASGSRLINYRGVIVAPCSMSTLACIANGINQNLIHRSCEVALKERVPLVLLLREMPYSIIHIENMLKVAKAGAVVMSASPGFYHKPKSLQELVDFVVGKVLDSLGIDHHLYQRWKA